The Salinicoccus sp. RF5 region CATCCGCCTCCATGATTTCTGTTTCAAGGTGGATCATTTCAGCAATCAGTTCGCCGCCGCTCTGCATCTCGGCACCGATATTGAGAAGCATCCATCCAAGTCCACCGGCAGCTCCAGCACCTGGACTATCAGTGTGGCCCACAGGGAAAGCATCGGCTGCCTTTTCTGCAAGGTGGACGAGCATGTCTGCAAAGCGGTCGAGATCTGCTTCATCTATGCCCTTTTGGGGACCGAAGGTGTGGACTGCCCCTTTCGGGCCTAGAAGGGGATGAGTGACATCAGAAGCGATGGTCAATTTGATTTTCTCGAATCTGCGCAGTGATTGGACATTCAGTTCCGAAATTTTTGGGATATCCCTATTGAAGACGCCTATAGGAAGGTCTGCTTCATTGATGGCAGCACCCCCCAGGGCCATGAACATCCCATATCCGCCGTCGTTCGTCGCTGATCCGCCGAGCCCCAATATGATATGTTCCGCCCCCTGATCGGCGGCATGCATGAGCAGTTCCCCCACACCGAACGTCGTCCGGTCTGAAGGATGGGAATCAGTGATGAGGTGGAGGCCGCATGCTTCCGCAGTCTCTATGACTGCGGTGCCTTCCTTCATATAATATTCAGCTTCGACAGTCCTGCCTTCCGGTCCTGTTACATTGGTGACGACCCTGTTGTAGCCTTCGCTCCGGAAGCATTGGAGCAGTCCGTCCCCGCCGTCGCTCATGGGTTTCATCACACAGGAGTGCCCTTGCTCTTCAAGGCTTTGTGACATCACCTTCGCCACTTCATACTGGTCGAGTGTACCCTTATATGAATCTGGTGCCACAACTATCTTCATAATCCCACCCTAACTGAAAGAGATATTATAATGATCCAGCACGGACTTCGGAACGAAAAATCGTGCGGTTTTGAGTGGATCGACGACCTGATTGATCTGTGTTTCCCCGACGAGGCTCATCAGCATGGTGAGCTCAGAAAGGCTCAGATCGGTATGGGGATGGAGCAGTGCAATCATCTGTCTGACGGACTCATCGACCGCAGCATCCAGGCTTTCATGGGAAACCATCATGTAGATGCCTTCCT contains the following coding sequences:
- a CDS encoding glycerate kinase — translated: MKIVVAPDSYKGTLDQYEVAKVMSQSLEEQGHSCVMKPMSDGGDGLLQCFRSEGYNRVVTNVTGPEGRTVEAEYYMKEGTAVIETAEACGLHLITDSHPSDRTTFGVGELLMHAADQGAEHIILGLGGSATNDGGYGMFMALGGAAINEADLPIGVFNRDIPKISELNVQSLRRFEKIKLTIASDVTHPLLGPKGAVHTFGPQKGIDEADLDRFADMLVHLAEKAADAFPVGHTDSPGAGAAGGLGWMLLNIGAEMQSGGELIAEMIHLETEIMEADAVVTGEGKSDRQTLGGKAPSVVADLAKKHHKPCHLVSGQITEDLSDYFEVTHALVDADNDVDQVMSDTAFHLNRKMKEIFPK